In the genome of Primulina eburnea isolate SZY01 chromosome 13, ASM2296580v1, whole genome shotgun sequence, the window TCCATTGCTTCATAGATAAGTGACATTGTTGGCTTTTTGTCTTGATCAACAAGTTTCAAAACTTTTACAAGTGGTTCCATTGCAGCACAAACATCACGAGCTCTCTTCCAAAATCTTGCATCCATGATAATATTTACAGTTTTTTCGGCTATTTTTCTTCTTCTGCTGGTATTATTGATTTCTTCCCACTCCGCAGAAGTGCACAATCTCTTCAAATCTGAAGTATGCCATCAAGACTTTCAATAGAAATAAATTCTGTAGCAAAGCGGGTTATTCCTGGTCTTAACAATTCACGATCATTGGTAAATGTTTTCATCAAATTCACAAGTTTATCACTGTTGTGTATGAAACTTGTGATTTGTTTGGCTTTTTCAATACACTTTTTTACCTTTTCCATCTTACCAACATCTTCCAAAATGAGGTCAAGACAATGTGCTGCACAAGGAGACCAAAACAAATGTGGTCTCTCCATCATCAATTTTGCACCTGCAGCCTTATTTGCACCTTCACTATCAGTAACAACTTGCACAACATTTTCTTCTCCAATCTCGTCAATCACTTTATTCAATAGAGATAAAATGAAATCAGCTGTCTTTGTTTTGTTGGAGCAATCAACTGAACTATGAAATACCATATTACGAtcacaataaatcataaaattgatGATCGGATGCTTGTTGCGCGTGCTCCAACCATCACACATAACTGTACACCCGTACTTGGGCCATTTAGATTTTAATGTATTCAGATAATTATTTATCTCATCCACCTCATCTTGTAAATAAACCCCACCAATTTGGCGTCCTGAGGGACCTTTTATTCCAGTTCCAGCCTCTGCAATGGCATTAATCATGGATTGATAATATGGTCCACTATCTGCTGCATTGAATGGAATAGCATTGTATATAAACCATTTTGAAACAGCTTTCCCAACTTCTTTGACTTTTTCAACAGCAAACCAATTTTTTATACTCTTACGTTTTGAGGGAAACATAAATGAGTCAATCCCTTTTGATGGTAATTGAGATCCATCTTTTACACTAAAGCTGCGAGGCATATCTCTTTTTAAACCAGGATTTAGGCCAAAAGATGAACTAGCACCAGGAAATCCtacaattataaaatttaagattagaCATgcgaaataaattaataatgtatGTACacatgaattaataatattgtttATATATTGTTTACCTAGACCGTGTCGGTTACGCATTTCCTCCTCAAAAACGCTTGTTTTACGGCTTTCCTTCATGACTTTTCGCAATTATCGAGTTTCAATATCTTCTGAAGAATCTTCACTGCTACTATCACTTTCCAATCCATGTATTGATTCTAatactttttcttttttctttttcaataaaTTTCTTTTTGCCTTCGAATCTTGGAGATGTTTTCGTAACATCAAAGATATTTCCTTGGGAGATTTATAACATGTTTCGACATTTCCAGTAACGTGTGCAATATGCTCTTTTAATCTCGTAACTCCTCCGGTTACAACTTTTTCACGAAATTTGCATTTTACTGTCTTTCGATTATCACCTACCATATCACCGAACTCCCAACCAATATCGGGTTTTGGAGCCATTctacaaaatacttaaatttaCAAATTCACAACCCACTTCATTTTTTCACTTTCTAAATTGACAATATCAaccaaaaatatttattctatAATTTTACAGATAATTTATCAACGTAATttaaatactttttaataaaactaaTGATTAACTAAGTGAATTATACATAATTAACTAAGTATACGACAAGGCCACAATACATTAATTaacaaaatttctttttttttatcataatcAACTACATTTATTAGTGGAACATATATAACATTGATATTATTAACGTAAAtacttcaaaataaatatcaccTTAGTTAAACTTTGTCGATAATTAGCTTCCaaatccaaataaaagattccAAATCCAGATTACAAATATTTGTGTACAAAGGAGAAACGCAGCAACAAGAGAGGT includes:
- the LOC140810272 gene encoding uncharacterized protein; the protein is MQNKSETPINRSRDIKCFRYQGIGHISSQCSKKRVMIMNSYGEYESESDRDDNGDDDKIHELEDPEEGYEAVVCEALVTRHIMSAQVKEEDTNQKENLFHTRCFVNEKVYSHFDDMTGSIPSIVISSLQDSSDVKMKRRASVDGIVKATMALGFQALMKHMGDNTYKLEFKGFPGASSSFGLNPGLKRDMPRSFSVKDGSQLPSKGIDSFMFPSKRKSIKNWFAVEKVKEVGKAVSKWFIYNAIPFNAADSGPYYQSMINAIAEAGTGIKGPSGRQIGGVYLQDEVDEINNYLNTLKSKWPKYGCTVMCDGWSTRNKHPIINFMIYCDRNMVFHSSVDCSNKTKTADFILSLLNKVIDEIGEENVVQVVTDSEGANKAAGAKLMMERPHLFWSPCAAHCLDLILEDVGKMEKVKKCIEKAKQITSFIHNSDKLVNLMKTFTNDRELLRPGITRFATEFISIESLDGILQI